From a single Myxocyprinus asiaticus isolate MX2 ecotype Aquarium Trade chromosome 33, UBuf_Myxa_2, whole genome shotgun sequence genomic region:
- the LOC127424585 gene encoding dematin-like, translated as MMMHKPSARTSPGSVCSLRGGAVHGSPAVTIVAKMDNQVIGYKDLAAIPKDKAILDIERPDLMMYEPHFSYSPMDHSEKSLSPSISLPPSPENLPTRFSVYLQNSLIKDARDWSELKSSGSSSPASMQLSKSITVSTKVPHQQQHFHRPGNGTNIYKKPPIYKQDVSAAVPHSKHMEDLIIESSKFPAAQPPDPNQPSKIETDYWSCPPSLAVIETERRKIRATVSKTAEGEEGEEDDTYDDSDLSDDMWRLRQMQKQELNKIQSNLGKLILKEEVEGSAPVRRKTRSLPDRTPMHLSSRSPSYPSSTKSGLTRLQSAEFSSSNSDKGSQNFQVSDTLHYNYITIYVVNRCFLTKVESMNTYIFLVNQTIIFFFFTDWNGDAQSRRIDRGNSLPSMLEQKIYPYEMLIVTHRGRNKLPPGVDRTRLERHLSPEDFQNVFGMSIEEFDHLSLWKRNDLKKKVSLF; from the exons ATGATGATGCATAAG CCATCGGCCCGCACCTCCCCGGGCAGTGTGTGTTCTCTCCGTGGAGGGGCAGTTCATGGATCCCCAGCGGTCACTATAGTG gccaaaatGGACAATCAGGTGATTGGCTATAAGGATCTTGCAGCTATTCCGAAAGACAAGGCTATTCTAGACATCGAGAGACCCGACCTTATGATGTATGAACCGCACTTCAGCTATTCACCAATGGATCACTcagag aagtCATTGTCTCCTTCTATTTCGCTCCCTCCATCTCCAGAG AACCTCCCTACAAGATTCTCTGTGTACTTGCAGAACAGTCTTATAAAGGATGCACGGGACTGGTCAGAGCTCAAGTCATCTGGCAGCTCGTCTCCAGCCTCCATGCAGTTGAGTAAAAGCATCACGGTCAGCACAAAAGTCCCACACCAGCAACAGCACTTCCACAGGCCAG GCAATGGAACCAACATATACAAGAAGCCACCTATATATAAACAAG ATGTGTCAGCAGCAGTTCCACACAGTAAACACATGGAGGATTTAATCATTGAGTCGTCCAAGTTTCCTGCTGCGCAGCCTCCAGACCCAAACCAGCCctcaaagatagagacagactaCTGGTCCTGCCCACCATCACTAGCTGTTATAG AGACCGAGCGGAGGAAGATTAGGGCTACTGTATCTAAAACAGCTGAGGGAGAGGAGGGCGAGGAGGATGATACGTATGATGACAGTGATCTTTCAGATGACATGTGGAGACTCCGACAAATGCAGAAACAAGAGCTCAACAAG ATTCAGTCTAATCTAGGAAAACTGATACTAAAGGAGGAGGTTGAGGGATCAGCCCCTGTCCGCAGGAAAACACGGTCACTACCCGACAGGACACCCATGCatctga GCTCCAGATCCCCCTCATATCCTTCCTCCACTAAGTCTGGCCTTACAagg CTCCAGTCTGCAGAGTTCTCCTCTTCAAACAGTGATAAAGGGAGTCAAA ATTTTCAGGTAAGTGATACGTTACATTACAATTACATTACAATTTATGTTGTTAATAGATGTTTTCTTACCAAAGTTGAAAGTatgaatacatatatatttttagtaaatcaaacaattatttttttttttttcactgactgG aATGGTGATGCTCAGAGCAGAAGGATAGACAGAGGGAATTCACTCCCCAGTATGCTGGAACAAAAG ATTTATCCATATGAGATGCTCATTGTGACACACAGAGGAAGAAATAAACTTCCACCTGGAGTAGACAGGACAAGACTGGAG AGGCACCTGTCACCTGAAGATTTCCAGAATGTCTTTGGAATGTCCATTGAGGAATTTGATCATCTCTCCCTTTGGAAGCGGAACGACCTGAAAAAGAAAGTCTCCCTGTTCTAG